The DNA segment GCAACCGGGCTGTATACGACAGGGGCCGATCGCTGATGATCGGCCCCTGTCGCTTTAAGTCAGTTTGTCTACTAGCCGGTAGTTCCCAATTCGCCATAGCAGGTTTTGAGAATTACATATCGATAAACCATTCTCCCGGATTTACCGCAGCATGTTCTACCTCTCACTGATTCCCGTTTATGCGCTCCAATCGAAAGGTCATAGCGCGGAAATCCCCCTGTAAATCCACATCGATGCCTCGGTCCATCCAGTAGGCGCCGCTTGCATGCTCAGGAGTATCCGACGCAAGTCTGCCATCAAGGACGTTGATTCGGTACTGCGTATCAGGATCGAGACCTCGCAAATGGAGCCGAGGATAGGGGTAAAGCTCATTGCTCGAATGAAGGAACGCGAAGACAACGGCTTCGTGGCCGTCGCGCGCGACTGATTCGGTTACCGATTGCTCGCTGCCGTGTTCAGGTGCAATCAGTCGATAGAGCTCGCCCCTCTGCACCGTCTCCCGGATCGTTTTGTATTGCGCAATCATCTTACGGGCTGTGGCAAAGTCTTCGGGTGCCCACTTATTGAGATTGGCTCCAATACCGAGAGATCCCTGCATCGAAGAAAGGAACCGATACTCCAGCGAAAGAGCGCGTTGATTGGCCCAGCTTGGGGAATCGGTCACCCAGGCCATCATCACTCCAGGCGAATAGGCATAGGTAAATCCATTCTGGATCAGCAGCCGGTCATAGGCGTCGGTATTGTCGGAAGGCCATACCTCATCGGTGAGGCGCATGATCCCCAGGTCGACCCGGCTGCCGCCTCCCGAACAACTCTCGATTTCGACGCTGGGATGTTTTGCCCGCAATTCAGAGAGGATGCTGTAGAGATTTCGAGTGAAGTCGACATACACATCTTTCTGCTCATCGAGCGGAACGGCAGGCCAACCCGGTTCGGACCAGTTGCGGTTGTAATCCCATTTGAGAAATGCGATCTGATTGTCGGTGAGGAGTTTATCGAGGAAGCCGAAGACATAGGCACGCACATCCGGTCGCGCAAGATTGAGCACCAGTTGATTACGGCCTTCAGTATGGGGACGCCCGGGGAAATTCAGAATCCAGTCGGGATGCTTGCGATATAGATCGCTGTCAGGGTTTACCATCTCTGGCTCTACCCACAGCCCAAAGTCCATATTGAGCGAATGAACCTTATCGATGAGTGGCTTTAGCCCATTCGGAAACTTCTGTGGATTGACATACCAATCGCCTAACCCAGCCCGATCGTCCTTCCGTTGGCCGAACCAGCCGTCATCCATCACGAAACGTTCGACACCTATACTCGCAGCCTTCTCGGCCAACGCCATTTGCCCGGCTTCATTCACATCGAAACCTGTAGCCTCCCATGAGTTGTAGAGCACAGGACGCAGCTTTGGCTTCGGTGCTCCAGGAAGAATGCTGTCGATCTCGTATCGGTGAAGGAGTCGAGATGCGCCCCCGATGCCTTCGTCTGAGTACCCGGCATAAAATTCAGGAGTTTGAAACTTGCCGCCCTTCGCAACGCGATAGGCGAAATCGAAGCTGTTCGGTCCGCCATTGACTCGAACCTGTTGCAGCATGTCCTGCTCAATCGAGATTTGCCACGAGCCGCTCCAGCCCAGGGCGCCGAACCATACGCCGCCTCGTTCCGAATCGTTATCGCCTTCGTGGTCAATTGCGAACCAAGGATTATTTTGTGCGCCGGTCGTCCCGCGACGGCTTTCAAGGATTGTCTTTCCCGGATGAATTGGCTGCTGCTGGATGGTCCACTCTCCAGCCCAGCGCCCGGTAAGATAACGCAGGCGGTAGTCCGTGCCACGCGGAAGATTCCATGTCGCAGCCGAGACCTGTTCAATCGTGATCGGGCCATCGGTGCGATTTTCTACTTCAGCGGAACGACGCAGAATGCCTATTTCGCCATCCGCACGATAGTTGAGGGTAACGTAAACCTCGCGCGAAATGTCCTTCATCAACAGGCTGAGCTGATCGCCGTCAATCTTGTAGCTCACATACTTGAGCACCAGATCGCGATTGCCATCAGGGAAGGTCACCTTCAGGCTCGGCTCCACATACAACATTCCGCCCCAGCCGGTGTACTCCTCTGGAGTTGTAGTGATAGGAGGGTCGAAGGATGCCGCGCCGGGCATCGACTTCGCTGTGGCGAACTCGTCCGAGTTCGGCAGCCTATGGCCCCAATAGAGATTCTGAACCTGGTCGGCTTCGTTGACGCCCATGATGTAGCTGGTGCGGGCTGTGTCTATTCGGAAGACGCGCGTTGTTGCGTTGTAGCGTATGTTTGCCTTCGATGCCTGAGCAGACGCTCTGCTTGTAGCAGCGAAAAGCATGCATAACAGGACAAGACAGCTAAAGAAACGGGAGTGTCGTCCGAAGAGGAAAGTGCGATTCGCAGAAGAATTCATGGCGTGTCCTGAATCAGAATTTCGGGCTGTAATCTGAGAGTTTGAAATGTGAGTGTGAGGGCGAGAGGCTGTTAGTCCATACGCCGGCAGATGCAACAAGATTCGTTTCTGGCAAAGAAAGATTGACGCTCCGGGCACGTTACCGGTAGGCTCGGGTACGAATTGAGAAAATCAAGATCAGACATGGCCAATCCTGAAAAAACTGCTGGCGTCAAAGACATCGCTAAAGCATTGAACATCTCGCTTGGCACGGTGGACCGTGCGTTGCACGATCGTCCGGGAGTAAGTCCAAAGACGAGAGATCTTGTTCTCAAGACGGCCGAACAGCTCGGCTACACTCCAAATCTCGCCGCCCAGGCTCTCAAACTCAACCGCCGCTTGTCGGTGGCTGCGGTTCTGCCCAGGCACATATCCCACTTCTTCGACCCTTTGCGAGAAGGAATTCGCGCTGCGGCAGCCTCGGCTGTTGGATTGAATCTTAGCCTTGAGTTTTTCGAGTACCCGCGACTTGGCAGTGGTGATATCGAGGCGTTTCGCCGCGCTGTGCTGAAGCAGTACGACGGGATCATCTTTCTTCCTGGAGACGCGCGCAAGTACGAGCCATTGGTCAAGAGAGCTGCTCAGGACGGCGTGGCAACCATGTGCGTCGGAAGCGACGCGCCGAATATCGACCGGATTGGTTCCGTGTCGGTACATGCGTCCGTCAGCGGCGCCATTGCCGCAGAGTTGCTCTCTCAGAATCTGACGTCCAAAGCGGAGGTCGTTATATTTACCGGCGAGCTTTCCACTCTGGACCACGTGGAGAAGCTGCGAGGCTTTGCAGCGGCTCTGGCTGTGATTGCTCCTCACCTGACCCTGCGCCCGGCGCTCGAAAGCCATGAACGGCCACGAGAGGCATATCGTCAGGCGCTGGAAGTGATGCAGGCGAAAACGCGTCCCAGCGGCATCTACATCAGCACAGCGAACAGCATGCCAGTCCTGAAAGCTCTGGAGGAGTTGGGCCTGCTTGGAAAAATCAAGGTGGTTACCACTGACCTCTTTCGAGAGCTCATTCCTTTGATAGAAGCGGGCAAAGTTCTGGCGACTTTGTATCAGCGCCCGTTCACGCAGGGAAAAGTTGCACTCGAAAATCTGCTCATCTATCTTCTGCGCGATCATAAGCCGCAGCCGATCCTGCAGCTTGCTCCCCACGTGATCTTTCGGAGCAATCTCTGTCTGTTTGAAAACCTGGTCGGAACATCCACGGGTGAAGATATCGAAGCCGAGCTTCGCGGCAACTAGGCTGCACCCGGAGATGTGAACAGATCTCATCGTCCCTTCCCTGGAACGATGCGAATTGCAAACCCGCCTCCCGGCGCCAGGTGAAGGTGGAGGTTCTGATTTTTCGCAACCGTTCGCGTCAGGATAGCTACCTGCTTGGCATCTGTGGCAGCGTCTTTTCCATCTTCATAAATTTGTGCGGTGTAGATTCCGTCACCGAGAAAGCTCAGTGGCAATGCGATATCTCGCGGAGTCCAGTTGGTGATGCTTCCGACATACCATTCCTGTCCATGCCTGCGAGCGACCGTGGCGTATTCCCCTGGCTCACCGTTTAGAACTCGAGTCTCATCCCAGGAAACGGGTACATCTTTGATGAACTGAAAGGCCGCCTGGCCTGCATAAGCCTCGGGGCTATCGGATACCATCTGGAGTGGGGTTTGGAAGACGACGTAGAGCGCCAACTGCTGGGCTCTGGTGCCCATAGCCATCGGACTTGAGTCGCGCGGGCTGTATCCATCCTCAGTCGCGTTGTCGAATGCTCCAGGCGTGTAATCCATTGGGCCTGCAAGCGATCGGGTGAAAGCGAAAACCGTGCGATCGACAGGGCTGTCACGACGACCAACCTTGTTGTTTTCGAGGCCGAGAACGCCTTCATAGCTGAGCACGTTCGGCCATGTGCGTTCGATACCCCACGGAGTTCGCGTTCCATGAAAATCAACAAGCAAATGATCCCGGGCGGCTTCCTGCGCAACGTCGTAGTAGAACTGCACGCCCTGTTGATCGTCCCGATTGATGAAGTCGATCTTGATGCCCGCGACTCCCCATTTTTCGTAGAGAGGAAAAGCCTCGTGCATCTGTTTCATCACCGAGCCGGAATAGAGCCATATCCAGATCTTCACGCCCTTGGTTGCGGCGTATCGCACCAGTTCAGGAACGTCTACTTTGCCGTTGAGCTGGGTGATGTCACTCTTGGACCAACCCGCGTCCAGCACCATGTAAGTAAAGCCCGATTGAGCAGAGAAGTCCACATACCGTTTCATGTTCTCGGTAGTAAAGGCAGGAGTTCCGTGGGCATCGACATCGTTGACCCACCAGTTCCACGAGGCCTTTCCCGGATGAATCCAGCTCGTGTCTTCAATGCGGCTCGGAGGATTGAGAGCATAGACTGTCGTGGATTCCAGCAATCGACCAGGATTGTCAGCAACCAGAAGAACGCGCCAGGGCGAGTGCCACGGAGCGACGCTTTCGACCGCCAATTCCGAATTATCGAAACGAGGAGATAGCTTCGACACAAACCAGTGACCCGCCCAGTTTCCCGAAGGATTAGTGACATACATCGAGCTATTGCCTTCGATGTCAGCCTCCATCAGTGCCATCCATGCAGTGCCCGGAGCATGCATGAGAAGGGGCAGTCCTATCAGAAAGTTGCTTGAAACTCCACCCTGATTGCTGAACGCGGTAGTCGGCAGTTTGACATACTCGCTCTCGTAACTGCTGCGATAATTCGGCAGCTCAAGCGCCCAGTCCGTAGCATCCGTTGTCAGCCGGAATTCTGTCTTCTCGCCACGTAAACGAATCTTCTGAATCGCATCCTGCCGGGGAATGAAGTAACGAAACGCAAGGCCATCGTTATAGGCCCTTGCTTCAACTGCAAAATGACGATTGGGCGCTGAGCCTTCTTCCAACTGCAAGATCAGACTGCGATAGGCCTCATGAACTGAACTCGTTTTGGCATTTGCGAGCCTGAAGTCATCTACCCCATCGCTACTCTGGCTCGTGGCAATGTGAACGTGCTCCCCCAATGACTCAGCCCCCTCAAGATCCAGCGAAAGGCCAGAATCATCGAGGACTTGCTTACCCAGAAATTTCACCGAGTAAACCAATTGCCCGTTGTCCGCTGCGGAATTCCGATCAGCATTCTTATCAGCATGAATGCCGAAGATGGCCGAGAGCCGGCCGTCTGGCGAGGTGAGTGTTGTGACGGGAACCTGTGCCTGGGCAACACTCCCGGCTCCTGAGATAAGGCAAACGACGGCAACTTTGTAAAATCCACGCACAGCTTAAACCTCGCTTTGAAAATCAGAAATGGACTGTAATCGCATCCTCAATTTGCTCCAGGGTTTTACCCTTGGTCTCGGGTACACCTTTCGCAACAAACAAGACGCCGGACAGACAGATTGCCCCATAGAGCAGGAATGTTCCTGCCGTTCCCAGATGGGTGTTGAGAGAGGGAAACGAATAGGTTAGAAAAAATGATGCGACCCAAAGAGCGCTCACAGCCGCCGATACGCCCTGGGAACGAATCTGCTGAGGGAAGATCTCTGCAATCAGAACCCAGGTGACAGGCGCGAGCGTCAGGGCATAGCAGGCAATCGCGCAGAGGGTC comes from the Acidicapsa ligni genome and includes:
- a CDS encoding alpha-galactosidase, with amino-acid sequence MLFAATSRASAQASKANIRYNATTRVFRIDTARTSYIMGVNEADQVQNLYWGHRLPNSDEFATAKSMPGAASFDPPITTTPEEYTGWGGMLYVEPSLKVTFPDGNRDLVLKYVSYKIDGDQLSLLMKDISREVYVTLNYRADGEIGILRRSAEVENRTDGPITIEQVSAATWNLPRGTDYRLRYLTGRWAGEWTIQQQPIHPGKTILESRRGTTGAQNNPWFAIDHEGDNDSERGGVWFGALGWSGSWQISIEQDMLQQVRVNGGPNSFDFAYRVAKGGKFQTPEFYAGYSDEGIGGASRLLHRYEIDSILPGAPKPKLRPVLYNSWEATGFDVNEAGQMALAEKAASIGVERFVMDDGWFGQRKDDRAGLGDWYVNPQKFPNGLKPLIDKVHSLNMDFGLWVEPEMVNPDSDLYRKHPDWILNFPGRPHTEGRNQLVLNLARPDVRAYVFGFLDKLLTDNQIAFLKWDYNRNWSEPGWPAVPLDEQKDVYVDFTRNLYSILSELRAKHPSVEIESCSGGGSRVDLGIMRLTDEVWPSDNTDAYDRLLIQNGFTYAYSPGVMMAWVTDSPSWANQRALSLEYRFLSSMQGSLGIGANLNKWAPEDFATARKMIAQYKTIRETVQRGELYRLIAPEHGSEQSVTESVARDGHEAVVFAFLHSSNELYPYPRLHLRGLDPDTQYRINVLDGRLASDTPEHASGAYWMDRGIDVDLQGDFRAMTFRLERINGNQ
- a CDS encoding LacI family DNA-binding transcriptional regulator, coding for MANPEKTAGVKDIAKALNISLGTVDRALHDRPGVSPKTRDLVLKTAEQLGYTPNLAAQALKLNRRLSVAAVLPRHISHFFDPLREGIRAAAASAVGLNLSLEFFEYPRLGSGDIEAFRRAVLKQYDGIIFLPGDARKYEPLVKRAAQDGVATMCVGSDAPNIDRIGSVSVHASVSGAIAAELLSQNLTSKAEVVIFTGELSTLDHVEKLRGFAAALAVIAPHLTLRPALESHERPREAYRQALEVMQAKTRPSGIYISTANSMPVLKALEELGLLGKIKVVTTDLFRELIPLIEAGKVLATLYQRPFTQGKVALENLLIYLLRDHKPQPILQLAPHVIFRSNLCLFENLVGTSTGEDIEAELRGN
- a CDS encoding glycoside hydrolase family 97 protein, which gives rise to MRGFYKVAVVCLISGAGSVAQAQVPVTTLTSPDGRLSAIFGIHADKNADRNSAADNGQLVYSVKFLGKQVLDDSGLSLDLEGAESLGEHVHIATSQSSDGVDDFRLANAKTSSVHEAYRSLILQLEEGSAPNRHFAVEARAYNDGLAFRYFIPRQDAIQKIRLRGEKTEFRLTTDATDWALELPNYRSSYESEYVKLPTTAFSNQGGVSSNFLIGLPLLMHAPGTAWMALMEADIEGNSSMYVTNPSGNWAGHWFVSKLSPRFDNSELAVESVAPWHSPWRVLLVADNPGRLLESTTVYALNPPSRIEDTSWIHPGKASWNWWVNDVDAHGTPAFTTENMKRYVDFSAQSGFTYMVLDAGWSKSDITQLNGKVDVPELVRYAATKGVKIWIWLYSGSVMKQMHEAFPLYEKWGVAGIKIDFINRDDQQGVQFYYDVAQEAARDHLLVDFHGTRTPWGIERTWPNVLSYEGVLGLENNKVGRRDSPVDRTVFAFTRSLAGPMDYTPGAFDNATEDGYSPRDSSPMAMGTRAQQLALYVVFQTPLQMVSDSPEAYAGQAAFQFIKDVPVSWDETRVLNGEPGEYATVARRHGQEWYVGSITNWTPRDIALPLSFLGDGIYTAQIYEDGKDAATDAKQVAILTRTVAKNQNLHLHLAPGGGFAIRIVPGKGR